In the genome of Cetobacterium ceti, one region contains:
- the cbiG gene encoding cobalt-precorrin 5A hydrolase: protein MKLAIWTVTRGAGIRGKKVKEKLGGDLFTLKKFFVDESIPMDNFTETLNENFNKYEGHIFIMATGIVIRKISTLIKSKDVDPAVVVIDENLNFAISLLSGHLGGANELAKVAGEKLNLLPIITTSSDVTGKIAVDTLGQKLNGELESLEKAKNVTALIVDGKEVFLSLPKNINLNGKGEGGIIVSNREKIETVRIYPKNLIVGLGARKNIEKEKVLKAIDLAFEKNNLSKKSIKKFATVDVKENELGIIEALKDLGFQGMDIISRAEILPIENKFEGSEFVKKQIGVSSVSEPCAFLSSNKNGKFLEKKFKYEGVTVSIYEEN, encoded by the coding sequence ATGAAATTAGCTATTTGGACAGTGACTAGAGGAGCTGGAATCAGGGGAAAAAAAGTTAAAGAAAAATTAGGAGGAGACCTATTTACTTTAAAAAAATTTTTTGTAGATGAAAGTATTCCTATGGATAATTTTACAGAAACTTTAAATGAAAATTTTAATAAATATGAGGGACATATTTTTATAATGGCTACAGGAATTGTTATTAGAAAAATATCAACTCTTATTAAAAGTAAGGATGTGGACCCAGCAGTTGTTGTAATTGATGAAAATTTAAATTTTGCAATATCCTTACTATCAGGCCATTTAGGTGGAGCTAATGAACTTGCAAAAGTTGCTGGGGAAAAATTAAATTTACTTCCAATAATTACAACAAGTTCAGATGTAACTGGAAAAATAGCTGTGGATACTTTAGGACAAAAATTAAATGGAGAATTGGAATCTCTTGAAAAAGCAAAAAATGTAACAGCTCTTATTGTGGATGGGAAGGAAGTATTTCTTTCTCTTCCTAAAAATATAAATTTAAATGGAAAAGGAGAGGGAGGAATTATAGTTTCGAATAGAGAGAAAATAGAAACTGTAAGAATCTATCCAAAAAATTTAATTGTAGGTTTAGGAGCTAGAAAAAATATAGAGAAAGAAAAGGTATTAAAGGCAATAGATTTAGCCTTTGAAAAAAATAATCTTTCTAAAAAAAGTATAAAAAAATTTGCCACTGTGGATGTAAAAGAAAATGAACTGGGAATTATAGAAGCTTTAAAAGATTTGGGATTTCAAGGGATGGATATAATTTCAAGGGCAGAAATTTTACCCATAGAAAATAAATTTGAAGGTTCTGAGTTTGTAAAAAAGCAAATTGGAGTTTCTTCAGTTTCAGAACCCTGTGCTTTTTTAAGTTCAAATAAAAATGGAAAATTTTTAGAGAAAAAATTTAAATATGAAGGTGTAACAGTATCAATTTACGAGGAGAATTAG